Proteins encoded in a region of the Vicia villosa cultivar HV-30 ecotype Madison, WI linkage group LG5, Vvil1.0, whole genome shotgun sequence genome:
- the LOC131603169 gene encoding protein PELPK1-like yields MASIKSYITTLLVVVTMSSMCLEARHLLQTTSQQPNLPNIPTLPKPTTTLPPLPSIPTLPQVSFPPLPVPTTIPSLPKLTMSPLPTFPTNIPSLNIPPLPSVTSLPNIPTSIPTTFPSIPFLSPPPSSTSNP; encoded by the coding sequence ATGGCCTCAATCAAATCCTACATCACAACTTTACTTGTTGTTGTGACAATGTCAAGCATGTGCCTAGAAGCCCGCCATCTTTTGCAAACAACCTCACAACAGCCTAATTTGCCTAACATTCCCACTTTACcaaaaccaacaacaacattGCCACCTTTGCCTTCAATTCCAACATTGCCTCAAGTAAGTTTTCCACCATTGCCAGTGCCAACTACCATTCCATCTCTTCCTAAACTCACTATGTCACCACTTCCTACCTTTCCTACAAATATTCCATCTCTCAACATTCCACCATTGCCATCAGTCACTTCACTTCCCAACATTCCCACCTCAATCCCAACCACTTTCCCTTCCATCCCATTTCTCTCCCCACCACCTTCTTCAACCTCGAATCCTTAA
- the LOC131603168 gene encoding ABC transporter G family member 1-like, protein MDGGDAGEKGGITVTWENLEVIVTKNKKQILHGLTGYAQPGKLLAVMGPSGSGKSTLLDALAGRLRSDIQQSGKILINGKTQTLAYGTSGYVTQDDAMLSALTAGETLYYSAQLQFPNSMSIAEKKRQADITLREMGLQDAINTRVGGYGSKGLSGGQKRRLSICIEILTRPRLLFLDEPTSGLDSAASYYVMSRIASLSLRDGIQRTIVASIHQPSSEVVELFDYLCLLSSGETVYFGPASEANQFFASNGFPCPTLYNPSDHYLRIINKDFYQDIAEGSSKGSITENAIDVLVNSYKGSEMKFQVQIEVTKISKCDLGAMRNRRTHALFLSQCMVLIKRSSLQLYRDISNYWLRLVVFIAIAISLGTIFYQVGSSKRSIQVRGSLLSFLMSVLTFMTLIGGFPPLIEEMKVFERERMNGHYSITAFLIGNILSPIPYMLMISLISGVIVCYLSGLHKGVEQYLYFASILFAIMMWAESLMMVVGSIFPNFVMGVIIAGGVEGLAILTAGFYRLPDDLPNPLWKYPCYYISFLTYAFQGSFKNEFEGLTFVWHQDGGTIKVSGRDILSDTWHVQMGHSKWVDLAIMFGMIFVYRILFLVINKIKEKSKPIVPTVNGPQAKTFSITNMDEL, encoded by the exons ATGGATGGTGGTGATGCGGGAGAAAAGGGTGGCATTACTGTGACATGGGAAAACTTGGAGGTCATTGTTACaaagaataaaaaacaaattcTGCATGGACTTACAGGTTATGCCCAGCCTGGGAAGCTTTTGGCTGTAATGGGTCCCTCAGGCAGTGGCAAATCCACACTCCTTGATGCCTTAGCAG GAAGATTGAGATCAGACATACAACAATCGGGGAAGATTTTAATCAATGGAAAAACACAAACACTGGCTTATGGAACATCA GGTTATGTAACACAAGATGATGCTATGCTGTCAGCTTTAACAGCTGGTGAAACTTTATACTACTCAGCTCAACTTCAATTTCCAAACTCAATGTCCATAGCAGAGAAGAAGAGACAAGCAGATATCACACTTAGAGAAATGGGCCTGCAAGATGCTATTAACACAAGGGTTGGAGGGTATGGTTCTAAGGGCCTAAGTGGAGGACAAAAGAGGAGACTAAGCATTTGCATTGAGATTCTAACACGTCCTAGACTtctttttcttgatgaaccaactAGTGGACTTGATAGTGCAGCTTCCTACTATGTTATGAGTAGAATTGCAAGTTTAAGTCTAAGGGATGGTATTCAAAGAACAATTGTTGCATCCATCCATCAGCCGAGTAGTGAAGTTGTTGAACTTTTTGATTACCTCTGTCTTCTTTCTTCTGGAGAGACAGTCTATTTTGGTCCAGCTTCTGAAGCAAATCAG TTTTTTGCTTCAAATGGTTTCCCTTGTCCAACTCTCTACAATCCTTCTGATCACTACTTAAGGATCATAAACAAAGATTTTTATCAG gaCATTGCAGAAGGCTCAAGTAAAGGATCTATTACTGAAAACGCAATTGATGTCCTTGTAAATTCTTATAAAGGGTCTGAAATGAAATTTCAAGTTCAGATTGAGGTGACAAAAATAAGTAAATGT GATTTGGGCGCAATGAGGAATAGGAGGACACATGCTCTATTTCTGAGTCAATGCATGGTTCTTATAAAAAGATCTTCCCTGCAATTGTATCGTGACATCAGCAACTACTGGTTACGTCTTGTTGTCTTTATTGCAATAGCTATAAGCCTAGGCACCATCTTCTATCAGGTCGGCTCAAGTAAGAGATCTATTCAG GTCAGAGGATCACTACTTTCATTTCTGATGTCTGTCCTAACTTTCATGACACTTATTGGGGGATTCCCGCCGTTGATTGAGGAAATGAAG GTGTTTGAACGGGAGAGAATGAATGGGCACTATAGCATTACTGCTTTTCTCATTGGCAACATATTATCTCCAATTCCTTACATGCTAATGATCTCACTCATTTCTGGAGTAATAGTGTGTTACCTTTCTGGACTACACAAAGGAGTAGAGCAATATCTATACTTTGCTTCTATCCTATTTGCCATTATGATGTGGGCTGAGAGCCTTATGATGGTTGTGGGAAGTATCTTCCCAAATTTTGTGATGGGAGTGATCATTGCTGGTGGAGTTGAAGGACTTGCAATTTTAACAGCTGGATTCTATCGACTTCCTGATGATCTTCCAAATCCATTATGGAAGTACCCTTGCTACTACATTTCCTTCCTCACATATGCTTTTCAAGGATCATTCAAGAATGAATTTGAAGGCTTAACATTTGTTTGGCATCAAGATGGAGGTACCATAAAAGTTAGTGGTAGAGATATACTAAGTGATACATGGCATGTGCAAATGGGTCACTCTAAGTGGGTTGATCTTGCTATCATGTTTGGAATGATTTTTGTTTATCGTATTCTATTCTTGGTCATCAATAAGATCAAAGAGAAGTCAAAACCTATTGTTCCTACCGTAAATGGACCCCAGGCAAAAACTTTCTCCATAACCAATATGGATGAACTCTAA